The genomic region CTGCTGCGGCTGATGATCCAGCAGGGCAAGGAGCTGCCGGGTCAGGGCAGCACGCACCTGCGCGGTGACGTCGAGCTCCGCCAACCCGGCTGTCCGTGCCAGCTGCAGGTACTCGACACCCGCCAATGCAATCCAGGCATTCGCCCGACCCCAGTGACACCAGATCGTCTCCCCGCGGTGTGATCCGTGGGCGCAAAGCCCGCTGGTCGGGTGCTGCAACCGCTTCAGGTGCAGCATCAACTGGCGCCCGAACAGCTCGACCAGATCCGCTCTCTCCCAGAGGATTCCCAGCTCACCCACGAAGAGCCCGGCCATGTAGACGGTGTCCGCCCAGACCCCACCCGGCCAGTGCTCCCAGGTGCCATCGGCATCCCGGGTGGCAGCCGGCGAGGTGGTCAGCCAGTTGTACAACCGTTCGAGCACCCCGGCGTCGATCCCCGCGCCTGCAGCGACTCCCCGGACGGCAGCCGTTCCGGGTGCGACGTCGTTGATGTGGTCCGGCAGCAGGCCCCGGGTCGCGAACTGCTCGAACCAGCGGGAGACCTCATCGGGAAAGGGCTTCCCGCAGACGGAGGCGAACTCCGTCATCCCGGTCAGTGCCACGCCTTCGGGCCAGAACCAATGCGGCAGACCGAGCTGCAGCGTCGCCGCGACCACCTCGTCACCGATCCGGCGCAGCGCCTGCGGCGTGCAGTCCTGCGGCGGCAGTGGTGATCGCGGCGGAGCGCTCAGCTGCGCCGAGGTGGTGTCCTCACCGGCCATCGGTGCCGCCCTCCGTGCCCGTCATCGATCGCCCCGACGTCCCGACCGCGGACGCCGGCTCCAGCCGCCGGCCTCGGCGCAGATCGAGCACCAGGCGCTCCCCGGCCCACTCGGCCACCAGCTGCTCGTCGCCGAAAGCACTGCGGCAGGCCGGATTCGACAGATGCAGCGGATCGGCGACCACCCCGGTGGCGTCCAGATCGATCGGTACCCCATCCACCGTCGGGCTGCCGGACCAGGTCACCTCGGCGCGAGTGCCGTCCGCAGCAGT from Nakamurella sp. A5-74 harbors:
- a CDS encoding glycoside hydrolase family 88 protein, whose translation is MAGEDTTSAQLSAPPRSPLPPQDCTPQALRRIGDEVVAATLQLGLPHWFWPEGVALTGMTEFASVCGKPFPDEVSRWFEQFATRGLLPDHINDVAPGTAAVRGVAAGAGIDAGVLERLYNWLTTSPAATRDADGTWEHWPGGVWADTVYMAGLFVGELGILWERADLVELFGRQLMLHLKRLQHPTSGLCAHGSHRGETIWCHWGRANAWIALAGVEYLQLARTAGLAELDVTAQVRAALTRQLLALLDHQPQQGVWSVLVDDQVENAGIIETSAAAGIGAAMIRAGTLVPELPVAVGAAGELAVRGALAYVDDGILTRVSAGTVLQLVPFGYSVIRDDRPQLYGQGLMLQGISALLHRVDPVGPGV